The Methanoculleus taiwanensis nucleotide sequence CCGCCGAACTCAGACGAAATCCAGAGTGCACACCAAACGGTTCAGCGAACATAGGGTTTATACCCGATGAACGCACCAACCTATACACACGGCTTGCCAAGGTGGCGGAGCGGCTACGCGGTTGACTGCAGATCAACTACACCCCGGTTCAAGTCCGGGCCTTGGCTTTGGTAATAGCGGCCATAGCAGTGGGGAAACACCTGGACCCATTCCGAACCCAGCAGTGAAGCCCACTCACGTAACCCGTTGTACTGAGGTACGCGAGTCCTCGGGAACCTGGATACGCTGCTATTACCTTCCTTTACACTGAAACGAACTGCTTCTTCTCACACCATGACACTCGGCAGCGACCGGCTTTCTTCTTCGTCCAGACCGGACGCACGTTAAAAAAACATCGCTCTCTCTTCTGCATCTATTTACTTCGTCAGTAGCCAAGCCGCTCGCGGATCAGGATCAGGGTGACCCGGTCATCCGCGGTCTCGTCTGCGAGGATCACGGTCTTCCCGATCTCGCTCGGAACGCCGTAGGCACGCAGAGCCCGCTGATTCTCGAGCGGCAGGGCGTACTCCCGGCACCGCCTGAGCGCCTCGTCAAGCGTCGGCACGATCTTGTTGACGCCGGTGACAAGGATGAGACGGGCTGCCGCGTGCGGCCATGCCCCGACCCGGCTTCCCGTCCTGTCGCACCCGACAAGTTCCCCCGATTCGGCGATTGCCTGCACGCCGGAGAGATAGTACCCGGCGGCGACGCTTTTCCGGCGGAGGGCGTGCCGCTTCTCTGCATCGTCCTCGGCGGTGATAACCGTATGATAGTCCCGCCAGCCCTTTCGGTTCTCTTCGAGTGCCCGGGGATACCCGATCTCCAGCAGGGTCGTCGAATAGCCGTTCATGATCTCGGCCCCCCCCGGTATCAGGTCGACGAGCGCCCGGAGTGCCTCCTCCCCCGTCTCTACCAGGATCACCCCGACGTTGCGCGACTCGATTGCCCGCACCGTCCGCTCGATCGTCGCCTCGTCAGGTATTCTGCTCCACCGCTCCTGGTCGACACCGGCATCCGCCAGGAGGTTGCCTGCGCTGTACTGCGTTCTGTGCGATGTCCGGGTTACCTGTTGCATCTGACCACCCCGGCCACGGAAGGACGAGATCGTACATAATGATTACTGCACGCCCGCCGTGTTCATGTGATCCGGGCGAGCCCCGGTGAGAACTCATTTCCAGAGATATTTATAGCCTGAAGCGAACCTCTCCCCCAACGATGAACAACCGGCAGACTATCGACCTCGGAGCTATCGCCTGGGCCGCGATGGAGAAGTACGGCTTTGTCCCCAAAATCCCCCCGTCGGTCATCCGGGAAGTGAACACGCTGCACACAGGCGTCTTCACGGACAGTGGGGAGGCGATCCGCGATCTCCGGTCGCTCCTCTGGTCGTCGATCGACAACCACGACTCGATGGATCTCGACCAGCTGGAGGTATGTGAGCGCGGGGCGAATGGCGAGATACGGGTAAAGGTCGCCGTCGCTGATGTCGACGCCTTCGTCCCGCAAGGTTCCAGGGCCGACCGGTACGCCCGCCGGAACGGAACCTCGGTCTACACCGGCGTTACGACCTTCCCGATGCTGCCGGATCGCCTCTCCAAGGACATCACCTCCCTGCTGCCGGGGAAGGAGCACCTCGCTATCGTCGTTGAGTACGCGGTTCTCCCCGACGGCAGCATCCGGCCGGGCGGCGTCTCGCGCGCCTTCGTCACGAACAGGGCAAAACTCGTCTACGAGGAGGTCGGCGACTGGCTCGAGGGGACAGGGCAGGTTCCGGAGACGGTCACGGCCGTTTCCGGGCTCAAAGAGCAGATCCTCCTGCAGAACGAGGCCGCGCAGGCCATGAAGAAACGCCGGACGGAGCAGGGAGCGCTCGCCCTCGAGACGATCGAACCCGAGCCGGTCATGGTGGACGGCCGGGTGGCGGGCCTCGTCGTCCAGCGGCAGAACCTGGCGCGCTGCCTGATAGAGGAGTTCATGGTCGCGGCGAACCGGAGCATCGTCGCGTTCCTCGGCGATGCCGATCTCCTCATGATCCAGCGGATCGTCAGAACGCCGAAGAACTGGGAGGGAATCGTCGCCGAGGCGGCGGAACGCAGCGAGGTGCTGCCGGCGAGGCCGGACGCACAGGCGCTCACCCGTTTCCTCCTCCGGCAGAAGGTCGCCGATCCGGATCACTTCCCCGACCTCTCCCTGACGGTGGTGAAACTGATGGGACCCGGCGAATACGTGGCCTTCAGGCCCGGTGGCGAGCCGGTCGGCCACTTCGCGCTTGCCGTCACCGACTACACGCACGGAACCGCCCCGAACCGGCGGTACGTCGACCTCGTTATCCAGCGGCTGGTAAAGTCGGCGCTCGCCGGGGAGGACTGCCCGTACACACCTGTGGAGCTCGACGAGCTCGCCGCCTGGCTGACAGATCGGGAGATGGCGTCGCAGAAGGTCGAGCGGTTTGTCCGGAAAGCTGCGGCCGCAGTCCTGCTCCGGACCAGCATCGGCGAGTTCTTCGATGCGTTCGTCACCGGCGCCTCGGAGAAGGGAACCTATGTCCGCCTCCTCTCCCCGCCGGCGGAAGGCCGGGTCATGCAGGGCGAGTCCGGCCTTCGGGTAGGTCAGAAAGTCCGCGTCCGTCTGCTCGCGACCGACCCTGTACACGGGTTCGTCGACTTTGCGCGTGCCGGATGAAGGACGGCGTCCCGCTCACGGCTCCTTCCTTCCCCTGACGAGCGTTTCGGTGTATTTTTGACATCCGCCGGCCAATCTGAACGATATGCAGCGATGGTACTCTTACGGCGCACTCTGCCTCCTCGTGGTCTCGGCTGTTCTGATGGCCGGCTGTACCGGCACAGAGCAGGTTCAGGCGGCGGTACCGCAGGAGAATATGACGATGGATGGTCTGGCCGGTTTTGTCCGGAACGCTTCGGCATACGCGGCTTCGACCGGAGAAGAGGCGGCTCTCGCCGAGTTCTCGAAAGAGGATGGGCAGTTCACGCACGGGGACATCTATCTCTACGCCTATGACTTCAATGGCACGCTCCTTGCACACCCGTATGAGGAAGGCCTGGTCGGGACGGACCGGATGAACTGGATCGACGTCCGCGGCCTGCCGGTCATCCGGATCGGTGCGTATACCGCCTCGAACGGCGGCGGTTTCGTCGCCTACCTGTATCCGGCACCGGAGGGCGGAACGATAGACGAGAAGGCACCGGATACCTACGTACCAAAGATCGGCTATGTCGCCCCGGTCGGCGAGACCTGGTGGATCGGCTCGGGGATGTACTTCACGGATATGGCATCGAACAACCCCGGCCGGTATCCGGAGGCAGTATCGGCGATGATCGATCTGGTCGAGCGTGGTGCGGAATATGGGCGCGAGAAAGGATCTGAAACCGCATTTGCCGAGATATCGAACCGTTCAGGTGCTTTCGTCGATGCGGAAGGGCACTACATCTACGCCTACGACTACAACGGCACGCTCCTCGCGCACCCCTACCTGCAGGAGAAGATCGGTTCCTCGCTGATCGAGCGGCGCGGACCCTTCGGGATGGAGAATATCCGCTCGCTCACCGAGACCGCCAGGGACG carries:
- a CDS encoding lactate utilization protein, translating into MQQVTRTSHRTQYSAGNLLADAGVDQERWSRIPDEATIERTVRAIESRNVGVILVETGEEALRALVDLIPGGAEIMNGYSTTLLEIGYPRALEENRKGWRDYHTVITAEDDAEKRHALRRKSVAAGYYLSGVQAIAESGELVGCDRTGSRVGAWPHAAARLILVTGVNKIVPTLDEALRRCREYALPLENQRALRAYGVPSEIGKTVILADETADDRVTLILIRERLGY
- a CDS encoding RNB domain-containing ribonuclease; protein product: MNNRQTIDLGAIAWAAMEKYGFVPKIPPSVIREVNTLHTGVFTDSGEAIRDLRSLLWSSIDNHDSMDLDQLEVCERGANGEIRVKVAVADVDAFVPQGSRADRYARRNGTSVYTGVTTFPMLPDRLSKDITSLLPGKEHLAIVVEYAVLPDGSIRPGGVSRAFVTNRAKLVYEEVGDWLEGTGQVPETVTAVSGLKEQILLQNEAAQAMKKRRTEQGALALETIEPEPVMVDGRVAGLVVQRQNLARCLIEEFMVAANRSIVAFLGDADLLMIQRIVRTPKNWEGIVAEAAERSEVLPARPDAQALTRFLLRQKVADPDHFPDLSLTVVKLMGPGEYVAFRPGGEPVGHFALAVTDYTHGTAPNRRYVDLVIQRLVKSALAGEDCPYTPVELDELAAWLTDREMASQKVERFVRKAAAAVLLRTSIGEFFDAFVTGASEKGTYVRLLSPPAEGRVMQGESGLRVGQKVRVRLLATDPVHGFVDFARAG
- a CDS encoding cache domain-containing protein; this translates as MQRWYSYGALCLLVVSAVLMAGCTGTEQVQAAVPQENMTMDGLAGFVRNASAYAASTGEEAALAEFSKEDGQFTHGDIYLYAYDFNGTLLAHPYEEGLVGTDRMNWIDVRGLPVIRIGAYTASNGGGFVAYLYPAPEGGTIDEKAPDTYVPKIGYVAPVGETWWIGSGMYFTDMASNNPGRYPEAVSAMIDLVERGAEYGREKGSETAFAEISNRSGAFVDAEGHYIYAYDYNGTLLAHPYLQEKIGSSLIERRGPFGMENIRSLTETARDGGGFIVFVWPNPAQENREELKIGYVLPVDETWWVGSGVYLSEITGTDASLPTVR